A genomic stretch from Setaria viridis chromosome 1, Setaria_viridis_v4.0, whole genome shotgun sequence includes:
- the LOC117860411 gene encoding B3 domain-containing protein Os02g0598200 isoform X1: MRGGVSGVTNGKTSTAAILEMGKQKEGRASSNKNMMADDREKKNKTTTWNGHNKVKSSKKVSTTSLEKMRKKEKLCNANNKKKMQICDDEEGKNRKESTTISERKDKEKMNKTHKEKMRAANSKERKILSGHDGVKKSVEVSTAFFGKEKKGKRLNKTINEELQSDEDEEEGVWNYDGKVKNGKVATAFSEEEKRKRRPNNNTEKETAALTPAVKEKRMRPSESTEMMMLHDKPNGRNVASNVSKEKKMDTSSGSNYKKRKREEPDSLSKKEKRVWCNASDKKIYSGTVQEKKICGSGKEKNRQAPFTFFKFIYNYFEEFLLIPPAVAPKLEDLTNRDVYLEDSEKRRSKVRLSVVDGSLAFHQGWDIFVSDHLIKLGEFLLFEYTARKRFSVRIFGIDSCERLDFKKDPKRVEQGIGYGPPQDNNNGSLIDRQCKTKGTSPLHSKKKTVILISDSGISADNEDMLNITSDADSTHHVTINTNKDLKRVQSGVGNLPDGVCRTKCISPPCSEGKTSSEIIVTGAAPLMHENDGRVGHELEKHDLDEDLMRKQGINSIPSDSITAVGKHQNHSETIVSQNIYRKYAAPGGFRCLEKWTKAIVNSPATLDGTVPIEPENTRKTGSILVDGYGSIGLNAGNEYFCSEDHHTLVLPVFTMPVKEPLSADRVSNFRHVGTDTDHSINEKGGGAAVQIQTQGEQLEPVGSIVISQSNNIPLSANTAVLGEYGALGRNPAGPEGTCAFVESMLTVPVEKPLSPDGISKCGSSRTEIDHNVNGKGTIVQLETNMDQVELVGSSVCSQSSNVAMHANHVVVHEPEHFFSRQEGRKSANCAMTESLLPIKDKILELDGHSLLKFSLQLCVPDTTRKWLVSCELPKSLFDTVKQKRHDRNVIMLKDPMNRLWTVLYHENPVFMGLTAGWKHFVAGNNLQTGDLCKLTKEADGDEPVFSVQITKRRL; this comes from the exons ATGAGGGGTGGTGTCAGTGGGGTGACGAACGGGAAGACATCCACTGCTGCCATCTTGGAGATGGGAAAGCAAAAGGAAGGGAGAGCCAGCAGCAACAAGAATATGATGGCTGATGACcgggagaaaaaaaacaagacgACTACATGGAATGGTCACAATAAGGTGAAGAGTAGTAAGAAGGTGTCCACTACATCTCTTGAGAAGatgaggaaaaaggaaaaactttGCAATGCCAACAACAAGAAGAAAATGCAAATTTGTGATGATGAGGAGGGAAAGAATAGGAAGGAGTCCACCACGATATCTGAGAGGAAGGATAAGGAAAAGATGAATAAAACACACAAAGAGAAGATGAGGGCTGCTAACAGCAAGGAGAGAAAGATACTGAGTGGCCACGATGGGGTAAAGAAGAGTGTGGAGGTGTCCACTGCATTCTTtgggaaggaaaagaaagggaaaaggcTGAACAAGACCATCAATGAGGAGCTGCAGAgcgatgaagatgaagaggagggGGTGTGGAATTACGATGGCAAGGTGAAGAATGGGAAGGTGGCCACAGCATTTTCTgaggaagagaagagaaagagaaggcCAAACAACAACACTGAGAAAGAGACTGCAGCATTAACACCTGCTGTTAAGGAGAAGAGAATGAGGCCCAGTGAGAGCACGGAGATGATGATGCTCCATGACAAACCGAATGGGAGAAATGTGGCGTCTAATGTATCCAAAGAGAAGAAGATGGATACATCAAGTGGTTCTAACtataaaaaaaggaagagggAAGAACCAGACTCActatcaaagaaagaaaagagggtGTGGTGCAATGCTAGTGATAAGAAGATTTATAGTGGTACGGTGCAGGAAAAGAAGATATGTGGCAGTGGCAAGGAAAAGAATAGGCAGGCTCCCTtcacattcttcaagttcatatACAACTATTTCGAGGAATTTCTG CTCATACCACCAGCTGTTGCACCCAAGTTGGAGGATTTGACTAATCGTGATGTATATCTTGAAGATTCAGAGAAAAGACGTTCAAAGGTCAGGCTATCTGTGGTGGATGGTTCGCTCGCTTTTCATCAGGGATGGGATATTTTTGTTTCAGACCATTTGATTAAACTGGGGGAGTTTTTGTTGTTTGAGTACACTGCTAGGAAAAGATTTTCTGTGCGGATTTTTGGTATAGATTCTTGTGAAAGGTTGGATTTTAAAAAAGACCCCAAAAGAGTTGAACAGGGGATTGGGTATGGACCGCCACAAGATAACAATAATGGAAGTTTGATCGATCGTCAATGCAAAACAAAGGGTACTTCTCCACTTCAcagcaaaaagaaaacagtaATTCTGATTTCGGATTCAGGAATTTCAGCAGACAATGAGGATATGTTGAATATCACATCAGATGCAGATTCAACACATCATGTGACTATTAATACCAACAAAGACCTGAAAAGAGTTCAAAGTGGTGTTGGAAATTTGCCTGATGGAGTGTGCAGAACCAAGTGTATTTCACCACCTTGCAGTGAAGGAAAAACAAGTTCTGAAATAATTGTAACTGGTGCAGCTCCCTTAATGCATGAAAATGATGGTAGAGTGGGGCATGAATTAGAAAAACATGATTTGGATGAAGATTTAATGAGGAAACAAGGAATAAATTCTATTCCTTCAGATTCTATCACAGCTGTGGGGAAACATCAGAATCATAGCGAGACGATTGTGAGTCAAAACATTTACAGAAAATATGCAGCTCCTGGAGGTTTTCGATGCTTGGAGAAGTGGACGAAGGCTATTGTGAACAGTCCAGCCACTCTTGATGGCACTGTACCGATTGAACCTGAAAACACTAGAAAAACTGGCAGCATATTGGTTGATGGTTATGGTTCAATTGGGCTAAACGCTGGCAATGAGTACTTCTGTTCTGAGGACCATCATACACTTGTCCTACCGGTATTCACCATGCCTGTCAAAGAACCCTTAAGTGCTGACAGAGTATCAAATTTCAGACATGTTGGAACAGATACTGACCATAGTATTAATGAGAAAGGTGGAG GAGCTGCTGTTCAAATTCAAACGCAAGGGGAACAATTGGAACCTGTGGGAAGCATTGTAATTAGCCAAAGCAATAATATCCCTCTGTCTGCAAACACTGCAGTTCTGGGCGAGTACGGTGCACTAGGACGAAACCCTGCTGGACCTGAAGGAACTTGTGCCTTTGTCGAATCAATGCTAACAGTGCCTGTTGAGAAGCCCTTGAGTCCTGATGGAATATCCAAATGTGGAAGCAGCAGGACAGAGATCGATCATAATGTCAATGGAAAAG GAACTATTGTTCAACTTGAAACAAATATGGATCAAGTGGAGCTAGTGGGGAGCAGTGTATGCAGCCAAAGTAGCAACGTTGCTATGCATGCCAACCATGTGGTTGTACATGAGCCAG AACATTTTTTCTCCAGACAGGAAGGTAGAAAGTCTGCAAACTGTGCGATGACAGAGTCTTTGTTGCCTATTAAAGACAAAATTCTGGAGTTGGATGGTCATTCTCTACTAAAGTTCAGTTTGCAACTCTGCGTTCCTGATACCACTCGGAAATGGCTTGTGAGTTGT GAGCTACCGAAGTCGCTTTTCGACACTGTTAAACAGAAAAGGCATGACCGGAATGTTATAATGCTGAAGGATCCTATGAATAGATTGTGGACGGTTCTTTACCATGAGAACCCGGTCTTCATGGGCCTCACCGCGGGCTGGAAGCATTTTGTTGCGGGAAACAACCTTCAGACTGGGGATCTCTGCAAGCTTACTAAGGAGGCGGATGGTGATGAGCCGGTGTTCTCTGTTCAGATAACGAAACGACGACTGTGA
- the LOC117860411 gene encoding B3 domain-containing protein Os02g0598200 isoform X2, whose translation MRGGVSGVTNGKTSTAAILEMGKQKEGRASSNKNMMADDREKKNKTTTWNGHNKVKSSKKVSTTSLEKMRKKEKLCNANNKKKMQICDDEEGKNRKESTTISERKDKEKMNKTHKEKMRAANSKERKILSGHDGVKKSVEVSTAFFGKEKKGKRLNKTINEELQSDEDEEEGVWNYDGKVKNGKVATAFSEEEKRKRRPNNNTEKETAALTPAVKEKRMRPSESTEMMMLHDKPNGRNVASNVSKEKKMDTSSGSNYKKRKREEPDSLSKKEKRVWCNASDKKIYSGTVQEKKICGSGKEKNRQAPFTFFKFIYNYFEEFLLIPPAVAPKLEDLTNRDVYLEDSEKRRSKVRLSVVDGSLAFHQGWDIFVSDHLIKLGEFLLFEYTARKRFSVRIFGIDSCERLDFKKDPKRVEQGIGYGPPQDNNNGSLIDRQCKTKGTSPLHSKKKTVILISDSGISADNEDMLNITSDADSTHHVTINTNKDLKRVQSGVGNLPDGVCRTKCISPPCSEGKTSSEIIVTGAAPLMHENDGRVGHELEKHDLDEDLMRKQGINSIPSDSITAVGKHQNHSETIVSQNIYRKYAAPGGFRCLEKWTKAIVNSPATLDGTVPIEPENTRKTGSILVDGYGSIGLNAGNEYFCSEDHHTLVLPVFTMPVKEPLSADRVSNFRHVGTDTDHSINEKGGGAAVQIQTQGEQLEPVGSIVISQSNNIPLSANTAVLGEYGALGRNPAGPEGTCAFVESMLTVPVEKPLSPDGISKCGSSRTEIDHNVNGKGTIVQLETNMDQVELVGSSVCSQSSNVAMHANHVVVHEPEHFFSRQEGRKSANCAMTESLLPIKDKILELDGHSLLKFSLQLCVPDTTRKWLELPKSLFDTVKQKRHDRNVIMLKDPMNRLWTVLYHENPVFMGLTAGWKHFVAGNNLQTGDLCKLTKEADGDEPVFSVQITKRRL comes from the exons ATGAGGGGTGGTGTCAGTGGGGTGACGAACGGGAAGACATCCACTGCTGCCATCTTGGAGATGGGAAAGCAAAAGGAAGGGAGAGCCAGCAGCAACAAGAATATGATGGCTGATGACcgggagaaaaaaaacaagacgACTACATGGAATGGTCACAATAAGGTGAAGAGTAGTAAGAAGGTGTCCACTACATCTCTTGAGAAGatgaggaaaaaggaaaaactttGCAATGCCAACAACAAGAAGAAAATGCAAATTTGTGATGATGAGGAGGGAAAGAATAGGAAGGAGTCCACCACGATATCTGAGAGGAAGGATAAGGAAAAGATGAATAAAACACACAAAGAGAAGATGAGGGCTGCTAACAGCAAGGAGAGAAAGATACTGAGTGGCCACGATGGGGTAAAGAAGAGTGTGGAGGTGTCCACTGCATTCTTtgggaaggaaaagaaagggaaaaggcTGAACAAGACCATCAATGAGGAGCTGCAGAgcgatgaagatgaagaggagggGGTGTGGAATTACGATGGCAAGGTGAAGAATGGGAAGGTGGCCACAGCATTTTCTgaggaagagaagagaaagagaaggcCAAACAACAACACTGAGAAAGAGACTGCAGCATTAACACCTGCTGTTAAGGAGAAGAGAATGAGGCCCAGTGAGAGCACGGAGATGATGATGCTCCATGACAAACCGAATGGGAGAAATGTGGCGTCTAATGTATCCAAAGAGAAGAAGATGGATACATCAAGTGGTTCTAACtataaaaaaaggaagagggAAGAACCAGACTCActatcaaagaaagaaaagagggtGTGGTGCAATGCTAGTGATAAGAAGATTTATAGTGGTACGGTGCAGGAAAAGAAGATATGTGGCAGTGGCAAGGAAAAGAATAGGCAGGCTCCCTtcacattcttcaagttcatatACAACTATTTCGAGGAATTTCTG CTCATACCACCAGCTGTTGCACCCAAGTTGGAGGATTTGACTAATCGTGATGTATATCTTGAAGATTCAGAGAAAAGACGTTCAAAGGTCAGGCTATCTGTGGTGGATGGTTCGCTCGCTTTTCATCAGGGATGGGATATTTTTGTTTCAGACCATTTGATTAAACTGGGGGAGTTTTTGTTGTTTGAGTACACTGCTAGGAAAAGATTTTCTGTGCGGATTTTTGGTATAGATTCTTGTGAAAGGTTGGATTTTAAAAAAGACCCCAAAAGAGTTGAACAGGGGATTGGGTATGGACCGCCACAAGATAACAATAATGGAAGTTTGATCGATCGTCAATGCAAAACAAAGGGTACTTCTCCACTTCAcagcaaaaagaaaacagtaATTCTGATTTCGGATTCAGGAATTTCAGCAGACAATGAGGATATGTTGAATATCACATCAGATGCAGATTCAACACATCATGTGACTATTAATACCAACAAAGACCTGAAAAGAGTTCAAAGTGGTGTTGGAAATTTGCCTGATGGAGTGTGCAGAACCAAGTGTATTTCACCACCTTGCAGTGAAGGAAAAACAAGTTCTGAAATAATTGTAACTGGTGCAGCTCCCTTAATGCATGAAAATGATGGTAGAGTGGGGCATGAATTAGAAAAACATGATTTGGATGAAGATTTAATGAGGAAACAAGGAATAAATTCTATTCCTTCAGATTCTATCACAGCTGTGGGGAAACATCAGAATCATAGCGAGACGATTGTGAGTCAAAACATTTACAGAAAATATGCAGCTCCTGGAGGTTTTCGATGCTTGGAGAAGTGGACGAAGGCTATTGTGAACAGTCCAGCCACTCTTGATGGCACTGTACCGATTGAACCTGAAAACACTAGAAAAACTGGCAGCATATTGGTTGATGGTTATGGTTCAATTGGGCTAAACGCTGGCAATGAGTACTTCTGTTCTGAGGACCATCATACACTTGTCCTACCGGTATTCACCATGCCTGTCAAAGAACCCTTAAGTGCTGACAGAGTATCAAATTTCAGACATGTTGGAACAGATACTGACCATAGTATTAATGAGAAAGGTGGAG GAGCTGCTGTTCAAATTCAAACGCAAGGGGAACAATTGGAACCTGTGGGAAGCATTGTAATTAGCCAAAGCAATAATATCCCTCTGTCTGCAAACACTGCAGTTCTGGGCGAGTACGGTGCACTAGGACGAAACCCTGCTGGACCTGAAGGAACTTGTGCCTTTGTCGAATCAATGCTAACAGTGCCTGTTGAGAAGCCCTTGAGTCCTGATGGAATATCCAAATGTGGAAGCAGCAGGACAGAGATCGATCATAATGTCAATGGAAAAG GAACTATTGTTCAACTTGAAACAAATATGGATCAAGTGGAGCTAGTGGGGAGCAGTGTATGCAGCCAAAGTAGCAACGTTGCTATGCATGCCAACCATGTGGTTGTACATGAGCCAG AACATTTTTTCTCCAGACAGGAAGGTAGAAAGTCTGCAAACTGTGCGATGACAGAGTCTTTGTTGCCTATTAAAGACAAAATTCTGGAGTTGGATGGTCATTCTCTACTAAAGTTCAGTTTGCAACTCTGCGTTCCTGATACCACTCGGAAATGGCTT GAGCTACCGAAGTCGCTTTTCGACACTGTTAAACAGAAAAGGCATGACCGGAATGTTATAATGCTGAAGGATCCTATGAATAGATTGTGGACGGTTCTTTACCATGAGAACCCGGTCTTCATGGGCCTCACCGCGGGCTGGAAGCATTTTGTTGCGGGAAACAACCTTCAGACTGGGGATCTCTGCAAGCTTACTAAGGAGGCGGATGGTGATGAGCCGGTGTTCTCTGTTCAGATAACGAAACGACGACTGTGA